AAACAGCACGTCCAGTTTGCCCTGGGCCTTCTCACGCTCCTGCAGGGCGATGGCCAGCGCCAGGTTCGAAGGGCCGAAACCGATCCCGATCAGGTCGTGAACCGCGGGCGAAGCAATTGCCTGTGTCATTCCAGTGTCCTCTGGATAAGCCCCGTGGCGGTTGGGGCGGGAATACCTTCAAGGCCTGAACAACAGGCCGTGTGTTGATAGGAAACGAGGACAATGAAATAAAATTTAACTAACAGCGCTTCAGTGCGCTTCCCACTCACGCATGCGTAACCGGCAGTGCTTCATGGCGTTGACGATGTGCTTTTCCACCAGGCTGCGGGAAATGCCCAGGCGCTCGGCGATTTGCAGATGGGACAGGTCCTCCAGTTTGCGCAAGAGGAAACTGTCGCGGCAGGCAGCCGGCAACTCGGCCAGGGCGCGCTCGAGCAGCTCCAGGCGCTGGCCCTGGGCGTGGCTGGCGTGGGGCGAACACGGGGCGAAGCGTTCTTCGCTGTCCAGCACTTCCAGCGGCTCGACCTGACGCAGGGCATTGCGCCGATGGCCGTCGATCACCAGGTTCAGCGCGGTGCGGTAGAGAAACGCGCGCGGCTGTTCGATCGGGGTGTCACTGGAGCGCTCCAGCACCCGCAGGTACGCGTCATGCACCACATCCTCAGCCACCTGACGGTTGCCCAGCTTGGCGTTGAGGAAACACACCAGCTCGCGATAGTAGTTTTCCAACATGGCTCCTGGCCCCGTGGCCGTGGTACTGACGATGCCAGCCCGTGTAGGAACAAGCCCAGCGATGATGTCAGTTTGAATGCGTGCAATTTATAATAATTCTCATCTACTTTTAAAGAAGTCTTGCATCAACAATCGATTTTTTTCTCCACGCAACCTGTAACCGCGCGTGTAACAGCCTAAATCCGCGGACGTTTTCATCGTTTAACTGTCAGCTCTGCGCGACTGCGCCCCGATCTTTCCTGGCTGGAACCTACGCATGAAACGCCCTCGACCTGCCCGACGCGCCCTGCTTGCGGTGGCGTGCCTGATCCCCATCGTTGCGTTTGCCACCTGGCAAGGCCTTGCGCCGGGCCGCGACACCCTCGCCACGGTCACCGTCAGCCGGGGCGATATCGAAAACAGCGTCACCGCCTTGGGCACCCTGCAACCGCGGCGTTATGTGGATGTCGGCGCCCAGGCTTCCGGGCAGATCCAGAAGATTCACGTCGAGGCCGGCGACCAGGTCAAGGAAGGCCAGTTGCTGGTCGAGATCGACCCGTCGACGCAAAAAGCCAAGCTCGACGCCAGCCGCTACGCCATCGACAACCTTGCGGCGCAGTTGCAGGAGCAGAAGGCCCTGCATGCCTTGGCGCGCCAGAAGTACCAGCGCCAGCAACGCCTGAGCGCCGGTAATGCCACCCGCGAAGAAGATGTACAAACCGCCAAGGCTGAACTGAGCGCGACCCAGGCGCGGGTCGACATGTTCCAGGCCCAGATTCGCCAGGCCCAGGCCAGCTTGCGCAGCGACGAGGCGGAACTGGGCTACACGCGCATCTACGCACCGATGGCCGGTACCGTGGTCGCGGTGGATGCGCGGGTCGGCCAGACGCTCAACGCCCAGCAACAGACCCCGCTGATCCTGCGTATCGCCAGGCTGTCGCCGATGACCGTGTGGGCCGAGGTGTCCGAGGCGGATATCGGCCATGTCAAACCCGGCATGCGCGCGTACTTCACCACCTTGAGCGGCGGCAGCCGCCGCTGGACCAGCACCGTGCGCCAGATCCTGCCGATCCCGCCCAAGCCGTTGAACGAAACCCAAGGCAGCGGCAGCCCGAGCAGCGCCAGCAAGAGCGGCACCGGCCGCGTGGTGCTCTACACGGTCTTGCTGGACGTGGACAACGCCGATAACGCGCTGATGGCCGAGATGACCACCCAGGTGTTTTTCGTCGCAAGCCAGGTCAAGGACGCCCTCACCGTGCCGGTCGCCGCGCTGCAAGGCACGCCCACCGCGAACACTCAGACCGCCCGGGTGGTAGCAAAAAACGGCAGCATCGAGCAGCGCGAGGTGCGCCTGGGGATCAGCGACCGCCTGCGCGTCCAGGTGCTGGAAGGACTCAACGAAGGCGATCGCCTGTTGATCGGTCCGGCCGACAGCAGTGGGGGTTGAGTTGACCACGCCCCTGATCGAACTCAAGCACATCCGCAAATCCTACGGCGGCGGCGACAGCCCGCAGGTCGACGTGCTGCGCGGCATCGACCTGTCGATCCACGCCGGCGAATTCGTCGCCATCGTCGGCGCGTCCGGCTCCGGCAAGTCGACGCTGATGAATATCCTCGGTTGCCTCGACCGCCCGAGCGAAGGCGACTACCTGTTCGCCGGCGAAAACGTCGCCCACCTGGGCAGCGACGAACTGGCCTGGCTGCGCCGCGAGGCCTTCGGTTTCGTGTTCCAGGGCTACCACCTGATCCCATCGGCATCGGCCCAGGAAAACGTCGAGATGCCGGCGATCTATGCCGGCATCAGTGCCAGCGAACGACATGCCCGCGCCAGCGCCCTGCTCACCCGCCTGGGCCTGGCCGACCGCACCGGCAACCGGCCGCACCAGCTCTCCGGCGGCCAGCAGCAACGGGTGTCCATCGCGCGCGCGTTGATGAACGGTGGGCACATCATCCTCGCCGACGAACCCACCGGCGCCCTCGACAGCCACAGCGGCGCCGAAGTGATGACGCTGCTTGACGAACTGGCGAGCCAGGGCCATGTGGTCATCCTGATCACCCATGACCGCGAAGTGGCCGCGCGAGCCAACCGCATCATCGAGATTCGCGACGGCCTGATCATCAGCGACTCGGCCGAGACCGAGGCCTTTGTGCCCGCCGAAGCGAACAGCGCTGCGCTGCAAGCCGTGGACCTGCGTCAACGCCTGGCTGACGGTGCCGAACACAACGGTGCCTGGAAAGCCGAACTGCTCGACGCGTTGCAAGCGGCTTGGCGCGTGATGTGGATCAACCGCTTTCGTACCGCGCTGACCCTGCTGGGGATCATCATTGGCGTGGCCTCGGTGGTAGTCATGCTCGCCGTGGGTGAAGGCAGCAAGCGCCAGGTGATGGAACAGATGGGCGCCTTCGGCTCCAACATCCTGTATGTCAGCGGCTCGTCACCCAACCCGCGCACGCCCCTGGGCATCATCACCCCCGAGGATGTGGCCGCCCTGGCCACCCTGCCGCAGGTGAAAAAGATCATGCCGGTCAACGGCGCCGAAGCCGGCGTGCGGTTCGGCAACATCGACTACATGGCCTATGTCGGCGGCAATGACACGAATTTCCCGACGATTTTCAACTGGCCAGTGGTCGAGGGCAGCTACTTCACCGAAGCCGACGAGCGCAACGCCGCCACCGTCGCAGTGATCGGCGCACGGGTGCGCGACAAGCTGTTCAAAGGCCTGGTCAACCCCATCGGCCAATACATCCTGATCGAAAACGTGCCGTTCCAGGTGATCGGTGTGCTGCAGGAAAAAGGCTCCAGCTCGGGCAACAAAGACAGCGATGACCGCATCGCCATCCCCTACTCCGCCGCCAGCATTCGCCTGTTCGGCAGCTACAACCCGGAGTACGTGGTGATTGCCGCCGCCGACGCCACCCGCGTTTACGCCGCCGAGCAGGCCATCGACCAGTTGCTCAAGCGCCTGCACCACGGCAAGGACGACTATCACCTGACCAACAACGCCGCGATGATCCAGGCCGAAGCGCGCACGGCCAATACCCTGTCGTTGATGCTCGGTTCGATTGCGGCGATTTCCCTGTTGGTGGGCGGTATCGGCGTGATGAACATCATGTTGATGACCGTGCGTGAACGCACCCGCGAAATCGGTATCCGCATGGCCACCGGCGCCCGTCAGCGCGACATCCTGCGCCAGTTTCTCACCGAGGCGGTGATGCTCTCGGTGGCCGGCGGGCTGTTCGGTATTGCCCTGGCGCTGCTGGTGGGCGGCGTGCTGGTGCTGGCCGACGTGGCGGTGCAGTTCTCCCTGATGGCGGCGCTCGGCGCATTTGGCTGTGCGCTGGTCACCGGTGTCGTATTCGGCTTCATGCCGGCCCGTAAAGCTGCCCGGCTCGATCCGGTTAAGGCGTTGACCAGTGAATAAACCACCCCTCGCACCGCCTTTGGCGCTGCTCAGCCTGTGCCTGTTGCTCACTGCCTGCGCGGGCACTGCGCCCGCCGTCGACAGCGGCATCGCGCCGCCCGCCGCCTGGCAATATGCCGAGCGCGCAGCCAGCCAGGCCACCAACCAGCGCTGGTGGACGCAATTTGGCAGCGCTTCGCTCAACCGCCTGATCGACCAGGCGCGCCGTGACAGTTTCGACGTAGCCGCCGCCATGGCCCGCGTGCGTCAGGCCCAGGCAACGGCGGTAATTGCCGGCGCACCGCTGCTGCCCGAGGTCAAGTTCAACCTCACCGCCAGCCGCGAAAAGCTGTTGCGCGGCAGCGGCAACTCCGACCTGAACGCCACCGAGAGCGACCGAACCGTCAGCAGCTATGACGCCAACCTCAGCGCCAGCTACGAACTCGATTTCTGGGGCGGCCGCGCCGCTGCGCGAGACAGTGCGCTGCACAGCCTGCAAGCCAGCCAGTTCGACCAGGCCAACGTGGAGCTGACCCTGCTCAGCAATGTGGCCGACCGCTACGCACAAACCCTGGCCGCACGCCAACGCCTGCAGATCGCCGAACTGAACCTGGCGAATGCGCGCACTGTGCTCAGGCTGGTGCAAACCCGCTACGACGCCGGTTCCGCCACCGCCCTGGAGCTGGCGCAACAGAAAAGCCTGGTGGCCAGCCAGCAGCGGCAGTTGCCGCTGGTCGAGCAGTTGGCCGAAGATTCGCGGATCACCCTCGCCGCGTTACTCGGCCAGCCGGTGCAGGCACTGGAGCTGGGCAGCGAGCCGTTCCAGGCCCTGACCTGGCCAACCATCGGGCCCGGCGTGCCGAGCCAGTTATTGAGCCGGCGCCCCGACCTCGCCCAGGCCGAGGCACAGCTGGCGGCGGCGCACGCCGACGTGCGTGTGGCCCGTGCAGCGATGCTGCCGGCAGTGACCCTGGGCGCGACCCTCGGCTCAGGCGCGTACAAGGCCGACGATATCCTGCGCAGCCCGTTCTACACCCTGACCTCGGGGCTCGTGGCTCCCATCTTCAACAATGGACGTTTAAGCGCGGAACGCGACAAGGCCCGCGCACGCCAGGATGAGCTGCTGCAAACCTACCGCGGGGCGATCATCAACGGCTTTGCCGACGTGGAAAAAGCCCTCAGCAGCATCACCCGCCTGGACCAGCAACGCCAATGGCAGTCCCAAGAGCTGCAACAGGCCCAGACGGCCTTCCAGATCGCGCAAAGCCGCTACCAGGCCGGTGCCGAGGATTGGCTCACGGTGCTGGAGACCCAACGCAGCCTCTACGCTGCCCAGGACCTGAACGTGCAACTGCGGCTGTCGCGCCTGCAAGCCAGCATTGCGTTGTACAAAGCGCTGGGCGGTGGCTGGGGTAGCGGCATCTGATAAACGAAACTCCAACTTCTTACACGAACCGTTTAATCGCCTTACATTAATTGGCCCAAGGTCCTTGGTAAAAAAGCCGCCTTCACTCGGCGCTCCAGGACCTTTTAATGAAACCCAGCGTTGTTGGAAAATGCCTGGTCTGCCTCGGCGGCTGGCTGTTCGCACCCCTGGCCCTGGCCGACGCCTTGATCGCGCCCACTGCCATTGACTGGCTACTCGACTGCCCTTTCCCGGCGTTTGAACGGTTTGACCCGGAAGTCCTGGCCCGCACCCAATGCGCCTTGGTAACCGTGCCCCGCGACTATGCCGCGCCTGCGCGCGGGCGCATACGCCTGAGCCTGACCCGCATCGGCGCGCGCGACCCGCTCAACCGCGAGGGCGTGGTGTTTATCCAGTCCGGCGAACCCCCTACGGCTAAAAACGCCACCTTTGCCCTGCAACTGGCCGGTCGCTGGGAGTCTTACGCCACCCCGGCCTACCGCACGCTGGTCGACCGCTATGACGTGATCGAACTGAGCAGCCGCGACCCGCGACAGGGCAGCGACGTAGAGCAGGCGGCGCAGGATATGGAGTATGTACGCGGGCAACTGGGCGAGGCCCGGCTCAGCTACGTCGGCAATGCCGATGCGACGCGACTCGGCAACCGCTATGCCACGCTGTTTCCCGAACGCATCGCACGCATGGTGCTGGTCAACGCGGGGCGCGGCGAACCGGTCGCGTCCGGCACCGAGCTGTTGCTGCTCAAGGAATCCGCCCAGGCCAGCGGCGAGGGCTGTGTCACCCGCTGGCTCGGTGAATTTCTGGCGTACGGCAAACAGCCACCACCGACCACACGGTGCCTGGACCGCGGCGACTGGGACTGACCTTTACGTTTACGACCTGTTGATACCAGAAACGACACCCGGCGTTGACGCTGCGGCCCGATCGTTATTAAGTGCTATTTATCCGCATTAATACGATAAATCGAACCCATGCTGAGCCGCCCGCTACGCCGCAAACGCCAGAAGCTTTCCGATGTGATCGTCGAGTCGGTCAAGCGCTCCATCGTCACCGATGCGCTGAAGCCGGGCGACCGCTTGCCCACCGAACGCGAGCTGATGGAAAGCTTCCAGTGCTCCAAGGGCTCGGCCCGTGAAGCGCTCAAGGCACTGGAAGTCGAAGGCCTGGTGAGCACGCGCACCGGCCCCAGCGGCGGCGCCTACCTCAACCAGGCCGGCACCGAGCCCGCCAGCCGCGCCCTGCGCAACTACCTGCACTTCCAGCACCTGGACGGCGAGCAGGTGTACCAGCTGCGCAAGGTCATCGAAGTGGAACTGGCAGTGTCGGTGCTCGGGCGCTTGAGCGAGGACGACTACCGGGCCCTGCAGGACAACGTGGACTTTTGCAGCGCTCCCGAAGACAGCGAAGCCGGCCAGCGCGAACAGCGCCTGGCGGAACTGGAGTTTCACAACCTGCTGGCCAAGGCCTGCCCCAACCCGCTGCTCAGTTTCATGGCGCAGTTTCTCAACGACCTGTTGCGCGACTTGGTGGTGCTGAAAAAAGCCTACAAGCCCAAGCGCAAGCAGTTCGATGCGGCCAACCTGGACTACCACAAGCAATTGCTGCTCGCCTTTCGCGCCGGGGATGAAAGCGCGGTGCGCAGCTTGATGCATGAACACATGTGCGATGCCGAACACCATATGACTGCCCTGGAAGGCCAGGTCAGCCCGCACTTCTTGCTGGAGTTCGATCACTCTTAACCCAAACACCAAAAATCCAATGTGGGAGGGTTCTACACCCCGACTGAGCATCAGCCACTGCAGCTGTGCCTGACCCACCGCTATCGGGGGCAAGCCCCCTCCCACAATGGGTGTGCGTCACCTCAATAAAAAATGCCTGCCCACAGGCCCTTGCTCCACCGTATCGCCCTTGCCGCTCCTGCCAATAACTAAACCAGGGAGTCACCCCATGCAGCGTCGTACGTTATTGAAAGCCAGTCTCACCTTCGCCTCCGCCCTCAGCCTCCCGCTGAGCGTGCGTTCGGCATTCGCCGCCGAGCCCTTTACCTTTTACGGCCTCAAGTCCATGTCCGGCGCCTTTGCCAGCTATGGCAAGTTTGCCGACATGGGGTCGCGCCTGGCGGTGGAACAGCACCCCGAGCTGCTCGGCCGCCCGTTGAACTACAAGGTCATCGACACCGAAGGCAATGCCGGCAAGGCGGTGCGCAAGGTGCAGGAGGCGATCCAGCAGGACGGCGCGCGGTTCTTCCAGGGCTGCACACTGTCCTCCTCCGCCCTGGCGGTGGCCAAGGAAGTGGACAAGGTCGGCGGCGTCTTCATGACCCCGGTGGGCGCCGACGAAGTCACCGGCAAGGACTGCAACAAGGCCACGTTTCGCTGGTCGGTACCCACCTACGGCGCAATCCGCGAAACCCTGGTGCCGCTGATCAAGCTACTGCCGGACGCCAAGCGCTGGTACACCATCACCCCGCAATACGTGTTCGGTGAAGCCTTGCTCGAAGGCGCGAAAAACGTACTCAAGGAGCACGGCCTGGAGCACGTCGGCAACAGCTACCACTCGTTGCAGGAACAGGAATTCTCCGGCTACCTGACCAACGCCATCTCCACCAAGCCCGACGTGCTGGTGCTGCTGAATTTCGGCAGCCAGTCATCCAACACCCTGCGCCAGGCGGTGAATTTCGGCATCAAGGAGCGCATGAAAGTGCTGCTGGTGTGGTCCGCCGGCCTCGACCAGTTCCAGGAACTGGGCAGCGATGTGCTCGAAGGCGTGTACCTGGGCGCACAGTACTGGCACCAGGTCGACACGCCGCTCAACCGCGAGCTGGTCAAGCTGACCCAGGCCAGATACGGCATCAACCCCACCTACCCGCTGGCTGCCGATTACATCAGCACTCGAATCATGCTCGAGACCATCACCGCGACCGGCAGCTTCGACGGGCCAACCGTGGCCAAGGCCATGCAGGGCCTGAGCTATGAAGGCCCGACCGGCAAGGAATCGATCCGCGCCGGCGACCATCAGGTGATCAAGAATTACTACCTGCTGATCGGCAAGGCGGCCAGCGATATGGCCGACAAGGACGACCTGGCCAAGGTGCTCAGCGCCGGCCAGTCCTTCCCGCCGGTGGAAGCCACGGGCTGCACGCTCGCCTGATTCCCTGAACGTTGCACCGGCTTCCTGCTGAGGGCTTGCGCATGCTTAATCTTTACCTGTTCCAGATACTCAATGGCCTGGGGTTGGGAATGATCTACTTCCTGATCGCGGTCGGGCTGACGATCATTTTCGGCCTGCTCAACTTCGTCAACTTCGCCCATGGCGCGTTCTTCCTGCTCGGCGCCTACCTCTGCTACACCGCCGTCAGCCTCACCGGCAACTTCTGGCTGGCGCTGCTGATTGCACCGCTGGTGGTGGCCGCGCTGGCGTGGGTGATCGAGCGCCTGCTGATCCAGCGGATCTACCACTTGCCGCACATGTTCCAGATCCTGGTGACCCTGAGGATCGCGCTGATCATCCAGGAAGCCAGCGTGATGATCTGGGGCCCGGTGGGCAAGAGCGTTGCGGTGCCGGAACTGCTGCGCGGCGTGCTGGTGGTGGGTGACTTCATCTACCCCTACTACCGCCTGTTCCTCATCGTGTTTTCCGCGCTGGTGGGCCTGGGCCTGTGGCTGCTGCTGGAACGCACGCGCTTCGGTGCGCTGGTGCGCGCCGGCAGCGAGAGCACCGAAACCGTGTCGCTGCTGGGCACCAATATTTTCCGCCTGTTCTCCATGACCTTCGCCCTAGGCGTGGCCCTGGCCGGCGTCGCCGGGGTGCTGTTCGCGCCGCTGCGCGGTGCCCAGCCGTTCGTTGGCCCGGAGATTCTCGGTGTGGCGTTCGTGGTGGTGGTGATCGGCGGCATGGGTTCGTTCAGCGGCGCGCTGGTCGG
Above is a genomic segment from Pseudomonas sp. R5-89-07 containing:
- a CDS encoding efflux RND transporter periplasmic adaptor subunit; protein product: MKRPRPARRALLAVACLIPIVAFATWQGLAPGRDTLATVTVSRGDIENSVTALGTLQPRRYVDVGAQASGQIQKIHVEAGDQVKEGQLLVEIDPSTQKAKLDASRYAIDNLAAQLQEQKALHALARQKYQRQQRLSAGNATREEDVQTAKAELSATQARVDMFQAQIRQAQASLRSDEAELGYTRIYAPMAGTVVAVDARVGQTLNAQQQTPLILRIARLSPMTVWAEVSEADIGHVKPGMRAYFTTLSGGSRRWTSTVRQILPIPPKPLNETQGSGSPSSASKSGTGRVVLYTVLLDVDNADNALMAEMTTQVFFVASQVKDALTVPVAALQGTPTANTQTARVVAKNGSIEQREVRLGISDRLRVQVLEGLNEGDRLLIGPADSSGG
- a CDS encoding alpha/beta fold hydrolase; protein product: MKPSVVGKCLVCLGGWLFAPLALADALIAPTAIDWLLDCPFPAFERFDPEVLARTQCALVTVPRDYAAPARGRIRLSLTRIGARDPLNREGVVFIQSGEPPTAKNATFALQLAGRWESYATPAYRTLVDRYDVIELSSRDPRQGSDVEQAAQDMEYVRGQLGEARLSYVGNADATRLGNRYATLFPERIARMVLVNAGRGEPVASGTELLLLKESAQASGEGCVTRWLGEFLAYGKQPPPTTRCLDRGDWD
- a CDS encoding efflux transporter outer membrane subunit, producing MNKPPLAPPLALLSLCLLLTACAGTAPAVDSGIAPPAAWQYAERAASQATNQRWWTQFGSASLNRLIDQARRDSFDVAAAMARVRQAQATAVIAGAPLLPEVKFNLTASREKLLRGSGNSDLNATESDRTVSSYDANLSASYELDFWGGRAAARDSALHSLQASQFDQANVELTLLSNVADRYAQTLAARQRLQIAELNLANARTVLRLVQTRYDAGSATALELAQQKSLVASQQRQLPLVEQLAEDSRITLAALLGQPVQALELGSEPFQALTWPTIGPGVPSQLLSRRPDLAQAEAQLAAAHADVRVARAAMLPAVTLGATLGSGAYKADDILRSPFYTLTSGLVAPIFNNGRLSAERDKARARQDELLQTYRGAIINGFADVEKALSSITRLDQQRQWQSQELQQAQTAFQIAQSRYQAGAEDWLTVLETQRSLYAAQDLNVQLRLSRLQASIALYKALGGGWGSGI
- a CDS encoding branched-chain amino acid ABC transporter permease — its product is MLNLYLFQILNGLGLGMIYFLIAVGLTIIFGLLNFVNFAHGAFFLLGAYLCYTAVSLTGNFWLALLIAPLVVAALAWVIERLLIQRIYHLPHMFQILVTLRIALIIQEASVMIWGPVGKSVAVPELLRGVLVVGDFIYPYYRLFLIVFSALVGLGLWLLLERTRFGALVRAGSESTETVSLLGTNIFRLFSMTFALGVALAGVAGVLFAPLRGAQPFVGPEILGVAFVVVVIGGMGSFSGALVGGLLVGVVQSLMTTLWPQGASLMIYGAMAVVILVRPYGLFGRA
- a CDS encoding ABC transporter substrate-binding protein codes for the protein MQRRTLLKASLTFASALSLPLSVRSAFAAEPFTFYGLKSMSGAFASYGKFADMGSRLAVEQHPELLGRPLNYKVIDTEGNAGKAVRKVQEAIQQDGARFFQGCTLSSSALAVAKEVDKVGGVFMTPVGADEVTGKDCNKATFRWSVPTYGAIRETLVPLIKLLPDAKRWYTITPQYVFGEALLEGAKNVLKEHGLEHVGNSYHSLQEQEFSGYLTNAISTKPDVLVLLNFGSQSSNTLRQAVNFGIKERMKVLLVWSAGLDQFQELGSDVLEGVYLGAQYWHQVDTPLNRELVKLTQARYGINPTYPLAADYISTRIMLETITATGSFDGPTVAKAMQGLSYEGPTGKESIRAGDHQVIKNYYLLIGKAASDMADKDDLAKVLSAGQSFPPVEATGCTLA
- a CDS encoding MacB family efflux pump subunit produces the protein MTTPLIELKHIRKSYGGGDSPQVDVLRGIDLSIHAGEFVAIVGASGSGKSTLMNILGCLDRPSEGDYLFAGENVAHLGSDELAWLRREAFGFVFQGYHLIPSASAQENVEMPAIYAGISASERHARASALLTRLGLADRTGNRPHQLSGGQQQRVSIARALMNGGHIILADEPTGALDSHSGAEVMTLLDELASQGHVVILITHDREVAARANRIIEIRDGLIISDSAETEAFVPAEANSAALQAVDLRQRLADGAEHNGAWKAELLDALQAAWRVMWINRFRTALTLLGIIIGVASVVVMLAVGEGSKRQVMEQMGAFGSNILYVSGSSPNPRTPLGIITPEDVAALATLPQVKKIMPVNGAEAGVRFGNIDYMAYVGGNDTNFPTIFNWPVVEGSYFTEADERNAATVAVIGARVRDKLFKGLVNPIGQYILIENVPFQVIGVLQEKGSSSGNKDSDDRIAIPYSAASIRLFGSYNPEYVVIAAADATRVYAAEQAIDQLLKRLHHGKDDYHLTNNAAMIQAEARTANTLSLMLGSIAAISLLVGGIGVMNIMLMTVRERTREIGIRMATGARQRDILRQFLTEAVMLSVAGGLFGIALALLVGGVLVLADVAVQFSLMAALGAFGCALVTGVVFGFMPARKAARLDPVKALTSE
- a CDS encoding sigma-70 family RNA polymerase sigma factor, with the translated sequence MLENYYRELVCFLNAKLGNRQVAEDVVHDAYLRVLERSSDTPIEQPRAFLYRTALNLVIDGHRRNALRQVEPLEVLDSEERFAPCSPHASHAQGQRLELLERALAELPAACRDSFLLRKLEDLSHLQIAERLGISRSLVEKHIVNAMKHCRLRMREWEAH
- a CDS encoding FadR/GntR family transcriptional regulator, whose protein sequence is MLSRPLRRKRQKLSDVIVESVKRSIVTDALKPGDRLPTERELMESFQCSKGSAREALKALEVEGLVSTRTGPSGGAYLNQAGTEPASRALRNYLHFQHLDGEQVYQLRKVIEVELAVSVLGRLSEDDYRALQDNVDFCSAPEDSEAGQREQRLAELEFHNLLAKACPNPLLSFMAQFLNDLLRDLVVLKKAYKPKRKQFDAANLDYHKQLLLAFRAGDESAVRSLMHEHMCDAEHHMTALEGQVSPHFLLEFDHS